The Episyrphus balteatus chromosome 3, idEpiBalt1.1, whole genome shotgun sequence genome segment CTCGAAATCCCATATATCGTAACCGTTTCGCTTGTTGAAAATTTTAGAGTTGTATGTCTGCTTCTCGATTTTAACAAGCAACTCTATAATAATTCTCAATCAGCGAGTTATTGAAAGTGTCTGTTGCTAGTCTGAAGGTTATTTGTTTGacgtttttgattttctaatgaTATGAAAATATCAATATGAAATAATAGCAAAATCGAGaatttaaaacgtttttttccCACTCTTTACAGTTTTTTGAGTGCAAGAATAAAAGACATTTTGCGGAACATAGTAAACAAAACATCTGTTGAAAGGGATTTAACTGCAGAAAGCTAAATTTTCAATGATATGATATGttcctttattttaaaatcattgaTGAACGATTCGTTGGTAGATATTTCTGAATTGCTTATCTTAcaatacaaatgaaaaaaagaaaaaaacaaatttgtatttaaaaaaatttttattcggtGCTGAAATACTCTCACAATgaagtttcaaatttttggaaCAAATACTTTGgctggaataaaaaataaaagataatatTTAATAcggagtaaaacaaaaaaatgttacttgaactttaaattctttataaaataaataaataaatgcattatGAGGTTGCGaacaatactttaaaataattaaagaaattaattaGTGACCTCTTCAAATACAATATATGTCTTTTCTGATCTTTTATCAGGCTCCAGGTCAGGAATACTTTGAAAGCTTAAAATACATGCCCTCAAGTTGCCTGTGAATCCTTTTTGTTAGAATCTTCTATAATCCACTTTAAAATTCTCAATTAGCAAGTCTATGGTGGTTGGCATGCCAGAAACATAAATGCACATTCTTCGAGTTCTCGTAATcaatgaatttttcttcaaaccTATTTAACAATATTGAGATATGCAAAGATTTTTTCCCATCTTCTTATCGAAAGTTCATATCAAAGTTTCTCAGATAAACattttttcagtattttttaaGACATGAAATGAACATTAAACATTTTGTTAAGtcaaaattgtttaagaaagccattcttaatttttgattttaagttaagcttttttCCATATTCTTTGTATCTCGACTAACAATTTTCGgtgtaataacaaaaaaataaattaaattgtatttgtGAGAGACATTAATAACTATTAACACTATATATtgcttttctttcttttcttttggcttttgttttaactcaatacaaaaaaaaacactataccATTTAAATTCCAATCATAAAAGAGGGCATGGGAGCAGTTGGGGCAAGAATGGGTGAGTATAAAATGCCACTTTAACTGTTACTTTAACTACTTCCTATGCTGCCATATAACTAAAGTGCTAAAATTTTACTCATAAACTGGCGGCAAATTTATAAACTTTaactaaaatgtttttttttttgtatgtcctCTCCAATTAGGCTACGATATGTCACCGTTTATTCGCAGATATTCTAAATACCTGAACGAAAAGGCTCTTTCATACCGAACTGTTGCATTTGATTTTTGCAAAGTTAAACGAGGGtaagtttcaaatttttaaaatgaatagtaaaatatatcaaaatattttacacGTACATACAGAAAGGAAGAAGGATCTTTGCGGACCATGAATGCTGATAAGCTTCTTAAGACTCTACCAGTATTGCAAGCTCAATTAGATGGACTTCTCGAGTTCGATTGTCAAGCAAACGATCTTACGAATGgtaaaccaaatttaaaaagACAAATTCCTCATTTTTAAATAtggaatttcttttttaaaggtGTCATCAACATGAGCTTTATGCTATTGTTTCGTGATCTCATACGCTTGTTTGCATGCTACAACGATGGAATTATCAATTTACTCGAAAAGTATTTTGatatgaacaaaaaacaagCTCGTGATGCTTTAGACTTGtacaaaaagtttttagttcGAATGGATCGTGTTGGCGAGTTTTTGAAAGTTGCAGAGGtagtttatttgatttttgaaatttaattcctCTAGTAATTTactgtaacaatttttttctattccttttTAGAACGTTGGTATTGATAAAGGTGATATACCAGATTTGACAAAAGCCCCTAGCTCATTGCTTGATGCATTGGAACAACATCTTGCAACTTTGGAGGGTAGAAAAGGTTCCGCTGCAAATACTCCAACTCAATCGGCGAGGTATGTGGTGTTTGTagttgaatacaaaattttaattttttttatcaagagccgtggtttaaaacaattttttttatttatttttttttaatttgactgcgctttggtttttataattttgtgtaGATATTACTTAGAAAAACAAGTTTCTTTGCATATAATGTATTAGATCATTGAAAGCTTAGTCCACTTTTTATATAACACTCGTTTTTCAATTATTGTTTTCCCTTTTATAACTATCTGTTTAAATTTGCGGGCATAGATAAGAAAAACGAATTCTTGTGAAGCGTATTCCTAAAACGTAGGTTTCCTTAAACAACATTCAACCCGAATGTATTTTTCTTAGTGTGTTATGTTTTTCgagcgaaaaaaaaatgcatgctCAAATAAATCCTTAATTTACATACAGATTAGGGTgcagtattttttacttttaaaagagCGATTTGTCGTTGATtgctaaactatttttttaactacctTTTAAAGGTTGATGGgcaaaaatatatgaaacatAAGTTTACCTCCATTAaatgtacattaaattaaaagtctGTATACATTTGTCGCTTGTGAGGCTGCAGATGTAGACCTTAGTCTTAGAGAAGACTAATTTGCGTATTAGTTTTCAAAACTTAACAATAATCATCTAATTCAAAGACAGAGAAAAACAGTGCACTTGCTCTGTAAAAAACACCGAGAACAATATGATATCCCTAATTATACAGACTAGGTATCCATATCCATAAGTTCTATGTTACATAATTTCAAGAGCCGTGCCTCGAAAGATGCGTTCGAAATAAAATCATTgctgtattttttgaaaatatgttgaCTGTTTGGTTTCAGCCTGAGGTCTTAAAATATGGAAGAAAgcgtttaagaaaataaaaacgcGATTTAAGCTTGAAAAAGTGTTAATTGTCAAGACAGGTTTTATCTTTCGGAGTTAATTTGAATGAGTGCGACTATTAAACGAATTCGACGAAAATCGCTTCGAATGCATAAACTAATAAAAGAAATGGATACATCCACCACACTCATTTCAAGACTGCTTTAGGAGAATCTGCACATCACAGCTAATCGACTATTAGCAGTTTATCTCATAACTTCTTGGCTGAAAGAATTAAGACAAAAGTAAACAGAAGTGGCTAAGGTTCAATTTTCAACGTCTTACAACAGTTGAAGTGCAGATTTGAACATTTGGGTTTTATCTTGTGGTCAGAAATAATGTAACTTCTCTCgttgtgtttttagttttttatttgagCTTAATGTGAAAGTCGATAGCAAAACCActtcaataaattattatatcagcaaaaataatattaaccAAAGCGCAAGATATAATTATGTTTATTTAATAAGTGTAATGCGCAAGGTACCTTCTGAAGAATGTAAGAATCATATATCAATAAAATCCTTTGTTagcatataattttattttattattttagctaGCTATTACCGCTAACCTAGCCTTTGTTTTAGTTTGAGCGtagaaaacaattttgaatacaCCACAAAACATAtcgtttattattattttaaattatttagatGTTgtgaatacatacatatatgtgttaatgtacttgtacatacatatatgaatcttttttagaatatttgtTTGTAGAATAATTTAGTaatctataaaattttctttcgtCTTTTTTTCTTCCCACATATCACTACTTTCTTAATTCTTGTCCCAATTTGCACTAAATTAAAATGtcttatttgaattaaaattttaaattttaaacccaTACTTCCTCTTAATCCATTTCCCGTTATGTGATTTTGGTTGCATTatgcttttattataaaaattaaaacaatttattattgtttctGTTGAAATTATgatttggtttaatttttttttattctgtaaaaaaaatcatacaaatcACTCGCACAATCTCGTTACCACGGACCTTTGCaataattgataaaaaattattttgaaaaaaacaaaaaaaaaaaaattgacaaaaaaaagtagCAACCAAAAGAACGTAAAGAGTGCTGTGTCTGCCCTATCTTCTACTAGCTCTTCATTTGGCACTGCAGCTGCATCGAGTAAATTCGACAACACCAATGGCATCGATGACAATATTAAAGCTCAAGCCTTGGCCGAAGAAGAAGCTGCCATGAACCAGTACAAAGTACGTTAGATGATGATCTACATAATTATATATTCGaggcaaataataattttattgtttctctTTTTGTTTGCAGTCGAAAGTTTCATCGCCCAGCGGGAGTGGAGGTGCTGCGGCTAATGCTCTTACAAATCCATTTTTATCATCCCCTCCAGCATCACAAGGCAATGCTCCAATAGTGGATCTATTTGGTGTGTCGGCTGCACCAGCGGCTAGCACAACAAAGGCTTCCGATGATCTATTGCAGTTGGGAAATCCATTCGCTGATATGTTTGATGCTTCAGCAGCTCCAGCTCCGGCCGGAGGTCCAGGTGCTAATAATATTTGGCTGAATAATggtagttattttatttttgatttgattttgttttcttcGTTGTGCagtattattttcaataatcTCGTTTCGGGGTGTCATAAACTGACGATATCATCTCGGTTAATGAAAACAAAGTTATAACTGAAGATTGATTTTGGATTTGCGAAGCTGATAGTGATAACTATTATTGAGCTTCCAGCTTTTTCCAACTATTAAACACATGAAAGtccatttttttgaacaaatccTAAGATTTTCAATGTCGTCAGAGCACAATAAAATTTATCAGTTCACAGCTTTACAATTCGATTATCGACCCTTTGAGAAGGTTTTTGAGATactgcttttttaaacaaaaaaaaaaaaacattcactaAACTTGGAACAATactataaattattatagaaatATGTATGTTATAAATACGAAACAACTCGTAATATGAACTTGGTTTGTAATGGAACTCAGTCAACTATCCAGCATTTTGAGTGAGTAGGGCTTAAAACGGCATGTTTTTGATGCCGTTTCCATACGTCAATTTCTTTATTAAATATGAAACTGAGAGTTACTTATCTCATGTTAGGGCCTTAATCGATAAATTGTGAGAATCTATAGAAAGAATTAGTTTGCACTCCATTCAGTACTTTCCGCTGTTTTAAACATGCTGCAGAAACTTAAAGTGTATGGAAAGTTTAGAAACAGTGTAAATGTTCATAACGAATCATTGCATAACGTTGCTTCCAAAATcgattttgttacttttttgtgCCACTCATTGTCATATGACCAGTAAGGTTAAAAGTTTGTGAACCCTCAGTGTGGTACTTTTGAAGTTCAAAACCGAAGTCTTTAGGAATTTCCGTGGAAGATTGATATCAACTTATTTGCTCCTTCATGGGTTGTCGTCTCACAAATTAAAGCTgtttaaattctaataaataCTTTGCTGCAGATATCAATTTTGGAAAAACAAGTCAACATTAATTAAAACGATCATCGATTTAAAATTGTTCCGTGTTTAGTCTTTTTAAGACGTCgaaaaaaaactgcaataacccagaaaccaagaaaaaaaaaaagattataacTTAAACTTTCAATTACCCAGAAGTTATCACCGGTGGATGGTTTACTCTGTATGTTTGTACTTTTCTTCTCCTACAATTGggaagaaaaataaatgaatttcatataGAACTGTAGACAAATAATGATGTTTGTAATTTAGAATTTATGAAACAAGATGTGTTCCTTATGAtattaaatcaaatataaatgtTTTGGTGCTCTTTAGATACTAACGGCCATAatatttacaattaaaaaaaaaagaaactttgaaaTAATGATATCACTATCGAGAaatcccaattttttacaattcgtttaaatcatttttagttaagtaaaaaaaaaaatttgctgaatgaaaaaatgttttaaagctGGGAGATCATATTTGCGATCATTCTATCgggaattagaaaaaaaaaaaattgtttgaaaatgcCATCAGCCTACTAATAGCTGATTAATATACGCAATCCAATATAAGACGTTAATTACTTTACACCCATAATGAGCTTTTCAAGCTGACTCATATGTCATATAACATGCTAAATAGACGGTTGGATTTGCATTATTAAAAATCTCTATCAAATTGCGACGAAGCCATCACATGTTCCTAAAATATGTTTTCGATCTTCTCGAATCAAACACATCTAGCTGATTTAGCATAGTAACTTGTGTTTGTTGATCATTCTATGATTCATTTACTGCTTTCTACGACTTCATTGTCCTCTTCCAAACTGTAGTACAGAAATTTCGgaacaatatttcaaaatattttttttttaaagatcaaGCACTAATTTTAGTACCGAATTTCAGAACTGTTATACgatgtataagaaaaaaaaatatatctcaatattttgcattgatgCACTTTAACGCTCGGAAATGGTTAAAAATTAAAGACATTAAATGAAATCTTTTCcaattgttttcttaaaaacaaaaaaaaaaaaaaaaactttaaaatatgcatttaataagaaaaggaattgTAATTtgctaatttagtttttttttcaaataatttaaaaatgaccgctttcacaaaattttaggttttattcatttatttgtcATAAAAAGTCAAATGACCTTTTATTATGTTCTTAGTTACCAGTTACACCTAacaactctaaattttgtttgagatttctttcaaaaaaacatacctttcagcaaaaaaaaaaaaaattattaatattttggaTAGATATTATATACACTTTTATTAGCTCTACTCATGGCCTAAATTTATCAATTGGTAAtagaaataccaaaaaaatcaaacaaacggTATGTTCTTGGTTGTAGCTTTAACAAAAATGGTTAAATTAACGAAAATAAAGGCGGTTTTTTTGGGAGTGGTCATTTAAACATtaatgataaataaatttattcacaaaaaagcTATGCACAAAGAATGATAGCATTTTATCTTACCTTGGAGGGGTACCTCCAAACACTGCTTATTGCCTCAACAGCCGTGTTTTCGTGAGATTTAAGCGAAGTTAACGTAAcgcaaaatttttctaaaaaaactatcaaaattgaatatgattttaaaactttcttAATTATGTTTAATAGTTTCAAATTGCTCCAATGCATTCATCCCAACTGGAAGCAAAAAGAAGAAGTAATTTccagtaagtttttttttgttgggctCTGCCTtgttaataagaaaaaacaatagtAGCCCTTTAAATTCAGTGATAAATTTCTCAAGAGAAAAAGTTTTCCATGGTGTTGCAGCTTACTACATAAGCTCAGATTCTACTCATTAACAATATAGAAACTTTGgctctaaaaaaaacttaaacaattaTTCCATTAAATCCACTAAACAGAACAACGTCATCgtcgattttctttaaaaaaaagttttttttttaataaaaaaaaaagaaaatagaaacgaaaaaataaaaattaaaacatttttgtacacAATAGCTTGGTACATACGATGAAGGATGtttattaatttcttattaGATAAATTAGcgtagattttaaatttttgtatttttgaacagTCTTTACAAGCAACAACTGCTGCTGCCTGGAAATAGTTGGGTAACACGGATTGTCGATTTTTTGTTCCTCTGTGTTATGGTCATTTTTCATATTCCCTCTCACATgtcttttttaatttgtttgtatttttaatttatttgttagtaattattatgtattttttttttgttttctttttgttttatttggttgTATAAATTTACCATCCTAAAACATAAGGTTACTCAACGGCATCTCTCTTTACGACTCAATCAGGTTTCAATGGCTCAGCAACAGGTGGTCAAGGTTCATCTGCAAATGCTTTTGTTTCGGATAGTAACTTTTCGTCGGTATTCGGGAACACAGAACCAACAGGTGagtttgataatattttgcttgcttaaacattattttaaacTCCTCTGAATAGCTGAATGTTATAAATGTTATATAAACGCTAAACAAGTATTAATTTCCTACCAATTACTCtgttatataaataatataattattataaaatgggATGCacatttttaagcaaaaaaaaaaaaaaaaacttggactATATAAATACTAAAAGCGCATGATTCTCTTTAATGTCTTAAGTCCTGTGCCATACAAAACTACTTAACCAacaaaaaactaacattattatgtattttttttattcttttatttatttgttcttttatatttatttattttattttatacaataatataacaattttttttttaaatattatttgctACCGATTACGAACCTTTTAATATAAGTAATAAACTTGGTACAAACATTCCAAATAGAATCCACCAGAACAAGTATAcccaaaaattaaaagacaCACCTCGCAACATCCACAATATTCACATTAATggattttaaatgattttttcgtatttattattattatatgtgCAAATATTTCCAAGCTGCTCCAGCCGCTGCCGCCAACGCCGCCGCTGCAGCTGGCATTATGGACCTCTCTTCAAATCAAGCATTGCCAAATCCATTCTTTGATGATACGGATAGTATGAGTTCAGAATTTACAAGTTTTCAACCTCAACAACCGCAATTGCAACAGCAAcatcaacagcagcaacaacagcagcagctgcaacaacaacaacaacaacagcagccaAATTATTTTGCCACACCACCAGGTGATGAAGAAGCACAGCCTTCAATAACAATAAAACGCTGCAATACTGCGGAAGAGGTGATGAAGTCTTTATATGAAAAACCACATATTGCTTTAGGTTCATCGACTTCATCATCAATGTTAGTTGACGTATCAGACGATGGAATCATAAAAAATAAGAGTGGATCACCTCTTCCACAGTTGCAATCATCAACACCCTTAATAGCTATCGAGGATGTGTCTGTGGTCGACGTCACTGATGTTGGTGTTGTTTCTAATGCAAGCTATGCTGGTTGTGCACCAATGTCGCATAATTTTGTTGGCACGGAACATGGAGGTCATAATTCCAATGTTTGCCAAGcttgattttttgttgttgtttttttgttttaattttttttttatttttaaattgatatttggttttattatttatgtttattttaatttatttatgtatttaaaattaagaaataagctttaattttttttatttgctgtaTGTATTAATCAGTTGGTATTTTGTATAGATTGTCGGgtgcattatttattaaaataactttttttaagtaaaac includes the following:
- the LOC129913080 gene encoding phosphatidylinositol-binding clathrin assembly protein LAP isoform X19, coding for MAGQTMQDRFLAARHSLAGQGLAKSVCKATTEELIGPKKKHLDYLVHCTNEPNVSIPHLANLLIERSQNASWVVVYKALITAHHLLAYGNERFMQYLASSNSTFNLNSFTDKGGVQEGMGAVGARMGYDMSPFIRRYSKYLNEKALSYRTVAFDFCKVKRGKEEGSLRTMNADKLLKTLPVLQAQLDGLLEFDCQANDLTNGVINMSFMLLFRDLIRLFACYNDGIINLLEKYFDMNKKQARDALDLYKKFLVRMDRVGEFLKVAENVGIDKGDIPDLTKAPSSLLDALEQHLATLEGRKGSAANTPTQSASSNQKNVKSAVSALSSTSSSFGTAAASSKFDNTNGIDDNIKAQALAEEEAAMNQYKSKVSSPSGSGGAAANALTNPFLSSPPASQGNAPIVDLFGVSAAPAASTTKASDDLLQLGNPFADMFDASAAPAPAGGPGANNIWLNNGFNGSATGGQGSSANAFVSDSNFSSVFGNTEPTGAGGFQQQQQQQQQQLGQGASQPSGTGKILTGDLDSSLMSLVDNLNINKSGSTKPVQWNSPKNQAKPGANWTPQPMAATTGAGYRPMAHGMTVSPAPVTINHPFIHPTYPVLPNYIQQGMPVMGAPMMATNNMQPMTGAQQPVMPPMMAMQPTVAAQPHSSPAQQNGNKNIQLDPFGAL
- the LOC129913080 gene encoding phosphatidylinositol-binding clathrin assembly protein LAP isoform X20; translated protein: MAGQTMQDRFLAARHSLAGQGLAKSVCKATTEELIGPKKKHLDYLVHCTNEPNVSIPHLANLLIERSQNASWVVVYKALITAHHLLAYGNERFMQYLASSNSTFNLNSFTDKGGVQEGMGAVGARMGYDMSPFIRRYSKYLNEKALSYRTVAFDFCKVKRGKEEGSLRTMNADKLLKTLPVLQAQLDGLLEFDCQANDLTNGVINMSFMLLFRDLIRLFACYNDGIINLLEKYFDMNKKQARDALDLYKKFLVRMDRVGEFLKVAENVGIDKGDIPDLTKAPSSLLDALEQHLATLEGRKGSAANTPTQSASSNQKNVKSAVSALSSTSSSFGTAAASSKFDNTNGIDDNIKAQALAEEEAAMNQYKSKVSSPSGSGGAAANALTNPFLSSPPASQGNAPIVDLFGVSAAPAASTTKASDDLLQLGNPFADMFDASAAPAPAGGPGANNIWLNNGFNGSATGGQGSSANAFVSDSNFSSVFGNTEPTGGFQQQQQQQQQQLGQGASQPSGTGKILTGDLDSSLMSLVDNLNINKSGSTKPVQWNSPKNQAKPGANWTPQPMAATTGAGYRPMAHGMTVSPAPVTINHPFIHPTYPVLPNYIQQGMPVMGAPMMATNNMQPMTGAQQPVMPPMMAMQPTVAAQPHSSPAQQNGNKNIQLDPFGAL
- the LOC129913080 gene encoding phosphatidylinositol-binding clathrin assembly protein LAP isoform X17, with the protein product MAGQTMQDRFLAARHSLAGQGLAKSVCKATTEELIGPKKKHLDYLVHCTNEPNVSIPHLANLLIERSQNASWVVVYKALITAHHLLAYGNERFMQYLASSNSTFNLNSFTDKGGVQEGMGAVGARMGYDMSPFIRRYSKYLNEKALSYRTVAFDFCKVKRGKEEGSLRTMNADKLLKTLPVLQAQLDGLLEFDCQANDLTNGVINMSFMLLFRDLIRLFACYNDGIINLLEKYFDMNKKQARDALDLYKKFLVRMDRVGEFLKVAENVGIDKGDIPDLTKAPSSLLDALEQHLATLEGRKGSAANTPTQSASSNQKNVKSAVSALSSTSSSFGTAAASSKFDNTNGIDDNIKAQALAEEEAAMNQYKSKVSSPSGSGGAAANALTNPFLSSPPASQGNAPIVDLFGVSAAPAASTTKASDDLLQLGNPFADMFDASAAPAPAGGPGANNIWLNNGYSTASLFTTQSGFNGSATGGQGSSANAFVSDSNFSSVFGNTEPTGAGGFQQQQQQQQQQLGQGASQPSGTGKILTGDLDSSLMSLVDNLNINKSGSTKPVQWNSPKNQAKPGANWTPQPMAATTGAGYRPMAHGMTVSPAPVTINHPFIHPTYPVLPNYIQQGMPVMGAPMMATNNMQPMTGAQQPVMPPMMAMQPTVAAQPHSSPAQQNGNKNIQLDPFGAL
- the LOC129913080 gene encoding phosphatidylinositol-binding clathrin assembly protein LAP isoform X25, with protein sequence MAGQTMQDRFLAARHSLAGQGLAKSVCKATTEELIGPKKKHLDYLVHCTNEPNVSIPHLANLLIERSQNASWVVVYKALITAHHLLAYGNERFMQYLASSNSTFNLNSFTDKGGVQEGMGAVGARMGYDMSPFIRRYSKYLNEKALSYRTVAFDFCKVKRGKEEGSLRTMNADKLLKTLPVLQAQLDGLLEFDCQANDLTNGVINMSFMLLFRDLIRLFACYNDGIINLLEKYFDMNKKQARDALDLYKKFLVRMDRVGEFLKVAENVGIDKGDIPDLTKAPSSLLDALEQHLATLEGRKGSAANTPTQSASSSFGTAAASSKFDNTNGIDDNIKAQALAEEEAAMNQYKSKVSSPSGSGGAAANALTNPFLSSPPASQGNAPIVDLFGVSAAPAASTTKASDDLLQLGNPFADMFDASAAPAPAGGPGFNGSATGGQGSSANAFVSDSNFSSVFGNTEPTGFDALGDVLKPGNTAGSSTLAMSGVPNPTDVVASGAGGFQQQQQQQQQQLGQGASQPSGTGKILTGDLDSSLMSLVDNLNINKSGSTKPVQWNSPKNQAKPGANWTPQPMAATTGAGYRPMAHGMTVSPAPVTINHPFIHPTYPVLPNYIQQGMPVMGAPMMATNNMQPMTGAQQPVMPPMMAMQPTVAAQPHSSPAQQNGNKNIQLDPFGAL
- the LOC129913080 gene encoding phosphatidylinositol-binding clathrin assembly protein LAP isoform X24; translated protein: MAGQTMQDRFLAARHSLAGQGLAKSVCKATTEELIGPKKKHLDYLVHCTNEPNVSIPHLANLLIERSQNASWVVVYKALITAHHLLAYGNERFMQYLASSNSTFNLNSFTDKGGVQEGMGAVGARMGYDMSPFIRRYSKYLNEKALSYRTVAFDFCKVKRGKEEGSLRTMNADKLLKTLPVLQAQLDGLLEFDCQANDLTNGVINMSFMLLFRDLIRLFACYNDGIINLLEKYFDMNKKQARDALDLYKKFLVRMDRVGEFLKVAENVGIDKGDIPDLTKAPSSLLDALEQHLATLEGRKGSAANTPTQSASSSFGTAAASSKFDNTNGIDDNIKAQALAEEEAAMNQYKSKVSSPSGSGGAAANALTNPFLSSPPASQGNAPIVDLFGVSAAPAASTTKASDDLLQLGNPFADMFDASAAPAPAGGPGFNGSATGGQGSSANAFVSDSNFSSVFGNTEPTAAPAAAANAAAAAGIMDLSSNQALPNPFFDDTDSMSSEFTSFQPQQPQLQQQHQQQQQQQQLQQQQQQQQPNYFATPPGFDALGDVLKPGNTAGSSTLAMSGVPNPTDVVASGAGGFQQQQQQQQQQLGQGASQPSGTGKILTGDLDSSLMSLVDNLNINKSGSTKPVQWNSPKNQAKPGANWTPQPMAATTGAGYRPMAHGMTVSPAPVTINHPFIHPTYPVLPNYIQQGMPVMGAPMMATNNMQPMTGAQQPVMPPMMAMQPTVAAQPHSSPAQQNGNKNIQLDPFGAL
- the LOC129913080 gene encoding phosphatidylinositol-binding clathrin assembly protein LAP isoform X18 translates to MAGQTMQDRFLAARHSLAGQGLAKSVCKATTEELIGPKKKHLDYLVHCTNEPNVSIPHLANLLIERSQNASWVVVYKALITAHHLLAYGNERFMQYLASSNSTFNLNSFTDKGGVQEGMGAVGARMGYDMSPFIRRYSKYLNEKALSYRTVAFDFCKVKRGKEEGSLRTMNADKLLKTLPVLQAQLDGLLEFDCQANDLTNGVINMSFMLLFRDLIRLFACYNDGIINLLEKYFDMNKKQARDALDLYKKFLVRMDRVGEFLKVAENVGIDKGDIPDLTKAPSSLLDALEQHLATLEGRKGSAANTPTQSASSNQKNVKSAVSALSSTSSSFGTAAASSKFDNTNGIDDNIKAQALAEEEAAMNQYKSKVSSPSGSGGAAANALTNPFLSSPPASQGNAPIVDLFGVSAAPAASTTKASDDLLQLGNPFADMFDASAAPAPAGGPGANNIWLNNGYSTASLFTTQSGFNGSATGGQGSSANAFVSDSNFSSVFGNTEPTGGFQQQQQQQQQQLGQGASQPSGTGKILTGDLDSSLMSLVDNLNINKSGSTKPVQWNSPKNQAKPGANWTPQPMAATTGAGYRPMAHGMTVSPAPVTINHPFIHPTYPVLPNYIQQGMPVMGAPMMATNNMQPMTGAQQPVMPPMMAMQPTVAAQPHSSPAQQNGNKNIQLDPFGAL
- the LOC129913080 gene encoding phosphatidylinositol-binding clathrin assembly protein LAP isoform X12, translated to MAGQTMQDRFLAARHSLAGQGLAKSVCKATTEELIGPKKKHLDYLVHCTNEPNVSIPHLANLLIERSQNASWVVVYKALITAHHLLAYGNERFMQYLASSNSTFNLNSFTDKGGVQEGMGAVGARMGYDMSPFIRRYSKYLNEKALSYRTVAFDFCKVKRGKEEGSLRTMNADKLLKTLPVLQAQLDGLLEFDCQANDLTNGVINMSFMLLFRDLIRLFACYNDGIINLLEKYFDMNKKQARDALDLYKKFLVRMDRVGEFLKVAENVGIDKGDIPDLTKAPSSLLDALEQHLATLEGRKGSAANTPTQSASSNQKNVKSAVSALSSTSSSFGTAAASSKFDNTNGIDDNIKAQALAEEEAAMNQYKSKVSSPSGSGGAAANALTNPFLSSPPASQGNAPIVDLFGVSAAPAASTTKASDDLLQLGNPFADMFDASAAPAPAGGPGANNIWLNNGYSTASLFTTQSGFNGSATGGQGSSANAFVSDSNFSSVFGNTEPTAAPAAAANAAAAAGIMDLSSNQALPNPFFDDTDSMSSEFTSFQPQQPQLQQQHQQQQQQQQLQQQQQQQQPNYFATPPGAGGFQQQQQQQQQQLGQGASQPSGTGKILTGDLDSSLMSLVDNLNINKSGSTKPVQWNSPKNQAKPGANWTPQPMAATTGAGYRPMAHGMTVSPAPVTINHPFIHPTYPVLPNYIQQGMPVMGAPMMATNNMQPMTGAQQPVMPPMMAMQPTVAAQPHSSPAQQNGNKNIQLDPFGAL